From the bacterium genome, the window TCGAGTAGCTCGCTCAGATCCGGATTGTGCGCGCGTTCGGCAGCGAGGCTCGGATACGCCGTGGCCAACGGTGTTGCCAGGAAGTTCTCCAGGTAGCGGCGGAGCATGGCTTTGAGATCACCCTCGAGACTTCCCGAATCCACGTCCTCGAAGGCGGGAAGCTCGCCGAAGGCCTCCACGACGAGCGGAAGCTTGGACGGCCAGCGCCGGTAGATCGTCGCCTTGCCGACACCCGCCCGATGCGCGACGCCCTCGACCGTCAACGCCGAGAAACCCACCTCGGAAAGGAGATCGAGGGTGGCCTTCAGGATGGCCTGGTGGGCCTCCTCGCTCCGGGGTCGCCCGGCAGTCGCACCCCCGTCTGCTCGAGACCGCACGCCACGTCTCCTTTCGCCGACCTGGAAACACCAACAGGTTCAACCCGTTGCAGCGACCTCAGCTCGGCTCCCGTCGATCCGTGCCTATTACGATACAGTACGTTCCGTTCACAATCATCTGCCCGTGGCCATCCTCCGGGGTCGACGACGACCCCTTTTCCCAGCAGGTCATCGAAGGAGCGGAGACCTTCGACGGGCTGGAAGGCAGGCTGATGAAGGCGAACGAACTGAGCGGCGAACCGCCCTAGCCGATCAGGAACCCTCGCCGAGCTGACGCTCCATACGATCGTTGGCTGCTTCGTGGGCTCGTTCGACGGCGAGACCTGCGCGCTTGGGCGTCGAAAGCCGATCACCGGAATCAGCGTCCAGGGGCTCGGTGTTCACGGAAGCGAACAGGCCGCCGAAAGCGTGCTCGCTCCCTTCCGTGTAGACAGTGAGGCCCACCCAGAGGAGCCCCGCGATGAATAGAAGGCCGAATGCTTTGGCCATGGCGTTCTCCTTGTAGGGGCCGTATCGGCAGATCGGGTGCCGCAATGGAGGGCTTCGACTGGAATGCGCAGGAGATGCGGGAGAGCATCGCCGAGCCACGAAAATCTCGTCCGGCCTGGAGTTCGGAGACGACTGGCCGCAGGACCTGCGCGTCCCCGCGGCCCTGCTTGCGGTGGCACCACAGCGCCGCCATGCTCCGCCCCGCCGATGGACGCCGCACCGCATAAGACCTCTCTCGCCATCCTGTTCAGCGTCGTCATCGTCGACCTGATCGGCTTCGGCATCGTCATGCCCGTGCTGCCCTATTGGGCGGCCGATTTCGGGGCGGACGGATGGACCTATGGGCTGATCCAGAGCTCCTATGCCCTGGCCCAGTTCGCGTTTGCGCCGCTCTGGGGGCGGATTTCGGATCGGGTCGGCCGCAGGCCGGTCATGCTCGTCACCGTGCTGGGAACCGCGCTCTCCCTGGCCTGGCTGGGCTTTGCTGAATCCCTTGCAGGCCTGTTCGCTGCTCGAATCCTCGCGGGGGGCTTTGCCGCGAACATCGGCGTGGCTTCGGCCTATATCACGGATGTCACCTCCGATGAAGACCGCACCCGCTGGATGGGCATGCTAGGTGCGAGCTTCGGCGTGGGATTCACACTCGGCCCGGCGATTGGCGGATTGCTCGCCCCTTACGGATACGCGGTTCCGATGTTTGCCGCAGCAGGCCTTGCGGGGCTGAACTTCGTGTTCGCCGCGTTCGCGCTGCGAAATCCTCCGCACCGAAGCGCGCCAGAGCGCACCCTGGGCCGCATTGAAATCCTGCGCAATCCGCGCGTTCGCCAAGCGTGCATCATCTACCTGTTCTTCTCCCTGGCCGTTGCCCAGCTCGAGAACATGTTTCCTCTGTACATGAAGGACGCATTCCATCTCGACGCCCGCAGCCTGGGTTTCCTGCTCGTGGGCATGGCCCTGGTCATGGGGGGCGTTCAGGGCGGCGGCATGCGAGCGCTGGCGGCACGCTATTCGGAACGCAGCCTGGTCATGGCGGGATCCGCACTCCTCGTCGTCGGCTTCTTCTTCTTGCCCCTGGCGCCGGGCATCGGATTGCTCCTGGTTCCGCTGACCCTCTCTGCAATAGGCCGCGCCATTTCACAACCATCGCTGATGAGCTTGACGTCATTCGAGGCCAGTCCGGAAGCCCGCGGTGCCGTAATGACGACGTACCAATCGATGGCCTCCCTCGCGCGCATCTTCGGCCCTGCAGCCGCTGGCTTCCTCTTCGATCGGAACATGGCCTGGCCCTTCTGGCTTGCCGCAGGCTTGATGGTCGTGGTGCTGGTGCAGAGCCGCGGATTGCGGGGGGAACGGCTCGGCGCCAACGGGCCCGCGATCGCATGACGAGCCTCTTCGCGCCAAGGGTCGTCGAATTCGGCGGCCGCCCAGCCGAAGAGAGACCGCCGCCCGCACCTCCAGCCCTCGACTCAGTCGACCACTGACCCATCCCGGGAGAAGCCGATTCATGCTCGAGAGATTCTTCGATGACCACCGCCAGCTCTTCATTCGTCAACGCAAGGAATGGACCGAGATCATCGTCGACTGGGAAACCCGCAATCAATACGAAGTGTTGGGCTCCGAGCAGGAGAAGCTCGGGACCATCGCTGAGCGAGCCGGCGGAACGGCAGACTTCCTGAAGCGCGCCATCCTGAGATCCCACCGGGGCTTCCAGATCCGCGTGGTAGACCGCGAAAATCAGCTCTTGCTCGAGCTCGCCCGGTCGTTCTTCTTCTTGTTCTCGGATCTCGAGGTGACGGGTGCACAAGGCGAGAGACTCGGCAGCGTGCATCGCCGCTTCGGCATCCTCTACAAGCGATATGACCTGCGAGACGCCACCGGGATGACCTTCGCGAAGGTTCGCAGCCCGCTCTGGCGCCTATGGACATTTCCGGTGCTGAGTACCCGCGGCAGCGGGGACTCGGTCATCACCAAACGCTGGAGTGGCGCGCTGCGTGAAGTCTTCGCCGACGCCGATTCGTTCATGATCGACTATGAGCAAGGAACCTGGAGCACGGACGAGCGCGCCGTCATCTTCGCTGCTGCCCTCAGCATCGATTTCGATTTTTTCGAGAACAATCAAGGCGTGCGTGGCATGCTGGACGTGTTCGATTTCTCGTGATGAGCGCCCAGCCGGACATCCCCCTGGAGCTCACCACAGATCGCCTCGCGCTCCGCGCTCTCCACCCGGATCAAGCCGAAGAGATCCTCGCGGGGATTCACGCGTCGTTCCTGAACCTGCATCGCTGGATGGCATGGGCGACGGAAATCCCGACGCTGGAATGGCAGCGCGAGCACTTGGTGGCCCTCCGAGCAAAACATCTAGCCGGCGAATCGCTTTCCTTCTCTCTCTTTCTTCGCGAGGGTGGCGCCTTCGTCGGCAATTGCGGCATCCCACGTCTCGATTGGGACGAGCGTCGCTTCGAAATCGGCTATTGGTGCCACGAGGCCCACGAGGGCGAGGGCTACGTGAGCGAGGCCGTACGAGCCTTGACGGACCTCGCATTCGGCAGCTTCCGAGCACAGCGTGTCGAGCTTCGTATGAGCGAACTCAATCGCAAGAGCTGGCGCGTCGCGGAACGCTGCGAGTTCACGCTCGAGGAGACCCTCTTGAATGACGGATGCCACCCGGATGGCTCGGCTCGCAACACCCGGGTCTACGTCAAGCTCTCGGATCCACGTTGAAGAGAACAGAGGAGAGCGCCACGATCGCACGCTACGCTGAGCCGTTCCGGCCATGCACGGCGCGCCATGCGCCAGCCGGAATTCGTTCCGATCCGCGAACAGACGGGCAAAGCCCCCTCGACCCGGGATGACAAAACCGTGCGAGTGATGATCACAGGTGCAACCGGACTGGTCGGCTTTCATGCCGCCGTGGCTCTTGCCCGGGCCGGGCACGAGACACGTTGCCTTGTACGCAGTGAAGAAAAGTTGCGTCAGGCCTTCTCGAGGTCATCGGTTCCGATGCCCGATTTCGTGGTGGGTGACATGACCGACCCGGAAGCCGTTACGGCAGGCCTCGAGGGCTGCGACGGAGTGCTCCACGCGGCAGGCCTCGTCAGTATCGAAGCGAAACGCGCAGCCGAGGTCATGACGACGAACGTGCGTGGCACGGAGCTCGTCATCGGAGGCGCAGTCGAACGTGGGCTCCGACACATCGCCTACGTCTCCAGCTTCGGTGCGATCTTCGATCCGTGGGGTGGCGATACGAGGGCGGACGGTCCGATCATCGACGCGAACGATGGCTACAGCCGCTCGAAAGCCGACTGTGAAGCCTACGTTCGCCGACTTCAAGATCAGGGGGCTCCGATCGCCACGATCTACCCGAGCGCCATCCACGGCCCTGACGACCCCGGCCTCTCGGAAGCGAACAACGCACTCATCATTTTCGTGCGCACCTGCATCTTCCATACCTCGGGAGGCTACATGTGCGTCGATGCACGAGATCTCGCCGAAGCCCTGGTTGCGATGCTGGCATCCGGTCGAACGCGTCGGGTCATCGCTGCCGGGCATTTCCTGCCGTGGCGTACCCTCGGCGATCTGCTCGCTGGCGTTACCGGCCGGCCCATCCGTCGGATCCCTGGCCCCGGGTGGATGTTTCGAGGCCTGGGCGTGGCCGGCGACGTCGTGCGCCGAATCGTGCCGATCGAATTCCCACTCACCCGTGAGGCGATGACCTTCGTGACCCGGACTCGACTCGTCGAAGATTCTCCCGAACTCGAAGAGCTGGGTGTCACGTGGCGACCGGTGCATGAGACCTATGCCGATTCGCTGCGGTGGTTGATCGCCGAAGGCCACCTCGATCGAAAGCGAGCACCTGGGCTGGCGTAGGGGGGGCAATGCAACTGGTAGACCTGACTCGCCTTCTCGATGCGACCGACCTGGAGCGTATGCCCGAGGCGGCGCGTGTTGCGGCGTCCGTGCTCGTTCCGTCGATCGATCCGATCCGGCCAGCCGAAGGCGGCGCCGACATCATGTGTGCGCTTTTCGGCTGCACAAAAGAAGACCTGCCCGATGGCGAAGGTTGGGGCGACGAAACACTCCATTTCTCGAGCCATCTGGGAACCCACGTGGATGCACCTCTCCACTACGGCACGACATGCGAAGGCAAGCCGGCCCGGACGATCACCGACATCGAATTGGGTGAACTCTATTGCGATGGCGTGGTGCTCGACCTTCGCGAGCGCACCGAGCCTGCCAAGGGAATCACGGTCGAAGCGTTGCAGGCTGCGATCGACGAAACGGGCGCACGGATCGGGCCCGAAACCGCCGTACTCCTCCGAACCGGCCAGGAGCGATTCGGCCTCGGTGACCTCCAGTTCTACCTCTACCCCGGGATGACGCGTGAGGGCACGCTCTTCCTGGCGGAACTCGGAGCGAAGGTTCTAGGCACCGATGCGGCCGGCTGGGACCGGCCCTTCCTCGAGATGCGACGTGCCTTCACCGAGACCGGGGATCCAGGCGAAATCTGGGACGGTCACTTTGCTGGCCGGGAGCGAGAAGTCTTCATCGTGCAGCAGCTCGACAATCTCGCGGCCCTTCCTCCGGCCGGATTCAAAGTCGGCTTCTTCCCCATGAAACTCGCTGCCTGTAGTGCAGCGCCAGCGAGGGTCGTAGCGTTCCTGGACTGAGGCGCCCTGGGCCTGTGTGGACGCATTCGGGTGCTGGCGATAGCATGCTCCCTTCCTTTCCCATCCTTCCTGATCAGCCGGAGACACCATGAAAGCCGCCGTCCTCACCGAACTCAACAAGCCCCTCGAAATCCGCGATGACGTCGGCCTGGTCGATATCGGCCCGGGCGAAGTCCACGTGAAGATCGTCTCGAGCGGCGTCTGCCATTCGGACGTATCGGCCCAGAACGGCACGATCCCGGTGGGCACGCCCTGCGTGCTCGGCCACGAAGGTGCGGGCATCGTCCAGGAAGTGGGCCCCGGCGTCAGCGAGCTTGCGGCCGGCGATCCGGTGATCATTTCCTTCACGCCCGCCTGCCGGAACTGCAAGAGCTGCCTGCGCGGCGAGGCTTACCTCTGTCAGAGCATGGGGCCGATGTTCACGCCGCATTTCGTGCTCGACGGCAACCCGACCATGGGCATGGCCGGCTGTGGAACCTTTGCCGAGGAAATGATCATCCCGGAAAGCGCGGCCGTGAAGGTGGACGACGACATCCCGCTCGGGCTGGTGTCGCTGATCGGTTGTGGCGTGACGACTGGCGTGGGCGCCGCCATCAACACCGCCAAGGTGACTCCGGGCAGCTCGGTGGTCGTGATCGGTGCGGGCGGTGTCGGCATCTCCGCGATCCAGGGCGCACGCATTGCGGGGGCTGCCGAGATCCTGGCAGTCGATCTGGTCGATTCGAAGCTGGCCATTGCGAAGCAATTCGGCGCGACCCACGTCTGCAAGCCTGACGACCTCGAAGGCTTGAAGACGGAAATCACCGGCGGTGAGGGCTTCGACTACGCCCTGGAGTGCATCGGAAATCCCGCGACCATCCGAGCCACGTACGACGCGGCTCGCCGTGGTGGAACCGCCGTGATCGTGGGCGTCGGCCGCATGGAGCAGAAGATCGAGTTCTCGGCTTTCGAATTCTTCTTCGGGGACAAGACACTGCGTGGTTCCATGTATGGCAGTGCCAACGTGCGCACCTTCATGCCGAAGCTGCTTCGCCTCTGGAAAGCCGGCAAGCTCGATCTCGAAAACATGGTCAGCCAACGCATCAAGCTCGACGAAGTGAACGAAGCCTTCCGTGCCATGCAGGAAGGCGAGGTCATCCGCTCGGTGATCGATTTCGCCTAGGCAGTAGTCCCCGAAATCGCTCCCGCAGTCAAGATAGAGGCCCGTCCCATGGGGAAACTGTTCTGGCGGCTGGCGAGTGGCCTTGGAGCGCTCTTGCTCCTGGTGCTGGGTGTGGCGCTCGTGGGATTGGGCTTGCGCTGGGCACAGGTGACCTTCTTCTACGCACCCACGCATCCGGAACATGCGTCGGAGAAGGCGGCCTATCTAGCAGCCGTTTCAGCGGAGAAGCTGGCGGAACCACCGAACTTCGTCGTGATCTTCTTCGACGATCTCGGATGGGGTGATCTCGGAAGCTACGGCAGCCAACTGATTCGCACCCCGCACATCGACCAGGCGGCAGCCGAAGGCCTGCGGATGACGGATTTCTACTCGGCTTCGCCGGTGTGTACGCCGTCTCGTGCGGCACTCCTCACCGGCCGCTTTCCCGTGCGAACGGGAACGCAGTACCACGTCTTCTTTCCCGAAGGGACTCTCGTCGGGACGATTCGAAAGATGTTGGGCGTGGGCAATGAATTGCCTACCGATGAGATCCTTTTGCCCGAAGCCCTGGGTGCCGCCGGCTATGCCACCGGCATGATTGGTAAGTGGCACCTGGGAGATCGGTCCGGGCATCTGCCCAACGATTTCGGTTTCCAAGAGTACGTCGGAGTCCGCTTCAGCAACGACATGCAGCCCTTGCATCTCTTTCGGAACGACGAGATCGAGATTCGCGACGAAACACCGCTCGTCAACCGCGGTTCATTCCGAGATGAGGATGCCGATGTCGAAATGGTCGGGATGGATCAGCGGCAGTTGACCCGACGTTTCACCGAGGAGGCGCTCTCGGTCCTCGACGCACACAAGGCTGGGCCTTTCCTCCTCTACCTCGCGCATACGGCACCGCACGTACCGCACTTCGCGGATCCGGAGCATGCGGGTTCCTCTGAAGGCGGTGTCTACGGCGATGTGGTCGAGGATCTCGACCGCAGTACGGGTGCAATCCTCGAAGCTCTCGACCGGCTCGGCCTTGCAGAGAACACCCTGGTCCTGATCACGAGCGACAATGGCGCGGACTACAATGGGAGCCCGGGCAACCTTCGGGGCAGGAAGGGAGAGGTGCTCGAGGGCGGACAACGCGTACCGATGATCGCACGTTGGCCCGGGCGAATTCCCGCGGGAGGCGTGAGCGACGAGATTGCCATGAACATCGATATCTTCCCGACGCTCCTGGGCCTTGCGGGTATTCCGTTGCCGGAGGATCGGATCGTGGACGGAGCCGATCTCAGCAATGTCTTCGAGAAGGGCGCAGCCTCTCCGCATGAGCTGCTCTTCTATTTTCCGACCCTCGGCGGCGAACCCGCCGGTGCCCGGAATGCGCGCTTCAAGTATCTCGCGTCCACTGGAGATCTCGGGCGCGACAAGAGCATGCTCTCCGATGTGCATCGGGATCAAGAAGGCCACAATCTGATCCGTCGCTTTCCGGAGGACGGTGAGAGATTGGGCAACGCCGTCGACCGGTTGGCGGAAGAACTCGAGAACAACCCCCGCGGCTGGCGCTAGCATCGGGCACCAAAGGAGAATCCGTGAGAGCTGTCATCTGCAGAGAATTCGGGCCGCCGGAAAAACTGGTCGTCGAGGAGGTGCCCGATCCCGTGGCCGGACCGGGCCAGCTGGTCGTCGACGTCCGCGCGGCAGGGGTGACGTTCCCCGACGCATTGATCATCGAGGATGCCTACCAGTTCAAGGCAACGCCTCCCTTCTTTCCCGGTGGAGAGGTTGCCGGCATCGTCCGGGAGGTCGGTGAAGGCGTCGATGGATTTGCGATTGGTGATTCCGTGATCGGCGCTACGGGAATTACGGGTGGCTTTGCTGAGCAAGCCCTGGTCAGTGCTATCAGCACGCGACCCATGCCCGAACGCATCGGCTTTGCCGAGGCGACGGGCATGCAATATGCGTACGGCACCTCGCACTACGCCTTGAAGTATCGAGGCCAGCTGCAGAAGGGTGAAACACTTCTCGTGCTCGGTGCCGGAGGAAACGTCGGCCTGGCGGCGGTAGAGCTGGGCAAGCTCGCGGGTGCACGGGTCATCGCAGCCGCATCGAGCGCCGACAAGCTCGCCCTCTGCCGCGAACGCGGCGCCGACGAAACGATCGACTACTCCGTCGAAGACTTGAAGGAACGCACGAAAGCCCTCACCGATGGTCGGGGTGCCGATGTCGTCTATGACGCAGTCGGCGGTGAATACGCCGAGGCCGCCCTTCGTGCCACCGCATGGAACGGGCGCTTCCTGGTCATCGGTTTTACCGCAGGTATCCCCAAGATCCCGTTGAACCTGACGCTCTTGAAGGGCTGCCAGATCGTTGGCGTCTTCTTTGGCGCCATGGTGGGCCGGGAACCCGAGACCCGGGATGCCATCGTCCGCGATCTCGACCGGCTGACCGCCTCCGGCCAGCTCAATCCCTATGTCTCCAAACGCTACACCCTCGACGAAGCTCCGCAGGCTCTACGTGATCTCCAGGAGCGCCGCATCCTGGGCAAGGTCGTCATCGAGCCCTGAACCCGACGAGGGGACGCTAGAGGACTTTGCTGGCAACGAGCTCGAGGCAGCGCCAGCCGTGCTCGGGAGGCAGCCCCCCCACGAGGGGATGGAGGAGAAGGGGCCAACCTGTTTGGATGAGGCTTCTCGCCTCGTCGGGGGAGAGAATGCGGTAGTTGCCTTCTTCGGCGCGCAAGGCTTCGACGGTCCGGACCTGCGAGCCGCTGGCACTCACATTCGTTCCACCGGCGGCCATCCACTTGCCGTACGTCATTGCATCGTGCAGAAGGTAGGAACCGATTTCGGCCCAGGCCCGATCCGGATCTTCAGCGACGAAGACGCAGGTCGGCGCGTCGGGGGGTGGATTGATGAACAAGCCGGGCGTCGTGCCGAACTCTCTGCAGGCGTCGGCGTAGAGCTGCTCGAGCTCTGGCGGTCCACCCTGGCCTATCATGCCCATCCCAAAACGGGCAGCTCGCCGAATGGCCGCGGGAGATGCGCCCCCCATGAGAAGCGGCGGCCCGCCGGCGGAGAGCGGCATGGGTGTAACTCGAACGGGCCGGCCCTCGTAGCTGAAGCGTTCCCCTGTCCAGGCTTGCTGCATCGCCTCCAGGCAGGCGTCCATCCGTTTGCCACGCTGGCGCTTGTCGCGCCCGAACATCGCGTATTCTTCCTCGCGGTAGCCAAGAGCGCAGACGTAGGAGACCCGGCCTCCGGACACGATGTCCAGCACGGCCATCTGCTCGGCAAGATCGATCGGATCGTGGAGTGGAACCAACAACGCGGCGATCTGGATCGGAAGCCTGCGGGTACGGGCCGCCAGGGCGGAGGCCAGCACGAAAGGCGCGGAAAGATAGCCGTCCGAAGAGCCGTGATGCTCGGAGACGATCGCCATCATGCAACCGTTCTTCTCACCCCAGACGCACATCTCCATCGCCGCCTGGTAGAGATCCTGAATCGGCCCACCCGAGGCCGGGGATCGCATATCGAAGCGCAACGTGAACATGGCCTTTGAACTAGCGTGTTCGGCCCGGGCGGCGCTTGCGCTGGCTCATCAGGTCATCGATCAATCGGAGAGCCATTGGCTCCCAACGCGGCGCGAAGAGCGCGTCGGGTCGCACGTCTCGAACCTTCGCGATTGCGAAATCAGCATCCAGATCCTCCGCACAAGCGACGAAATAGGCACCCACCAGAGCGGTTCGATCGCGCCCCATGCTGCAATGGACGAGGGTCTTGCGGCCCGCCTCGGCCTGGGTCTCGAGAAAGGCCTGAGCCTCGGGCAAGCGTTCGAGGCAGGTCGCTTCCGTCTGTTCGTTCGCTTGATCGTCTGCGGGAAGCTCGACCACAGCATGCTCGATCCCAGCCGCACGGAGCGCCTCGCCGTCCACTTCTCGCGTATCCAGGGAAAGCACCGCCCGGAACCCGCCCTCTGCGAGCGCAGCCGCATCCCAGGCCGCACGATTGGGCCCCGGCCGGCCGGCCAACTTCTCGGAAATGATCCAGTAAACGTGTTTCAACGCCTTCTCCCTTGGACGGAACGACACAGAGGCTAGAGAATCGGATGGCTTTGGTCCGCGCTCGAGGAAGTGCCGTGCCCCTGGGTATCGTTGAACCATGAGCGGAGCCAGCTGGATCATGATCGCGGGGCCCTACCGGAGCGGCGCCTCCTCCCAAGAGGAGCGTGCCGCAAGGCTCCGCCTCTTGAATGAGGCCGCACTCGCGGTCTTCGAACGTGGCCACGTTCCGATCATCGGAGTCAACCTCGCCTTGCCGATCATCCAGGCTGCCGGAGAGGCAGACTACGATCGAATCATGATGCCGGTCTCTCTCGCCTTGGCCGAGCGCTGCGATGCGATCCTCCGACTCGGCGGGAAGAGTGCGGGGGCAGACGAAGAGGTGGAACGCGTTCGTGCGCAGGGCGGCCGAGTCTACCTGAGTGTGGAAGAGATCCCGGAAGCCTGAGGTTCAGGCGAGTGAAGCGCTTCCAAGACGCACCGAAGCACACGCTCAGCAGCCCCGTCGCGCTCGTCGGCGCACAACACGCACACCGTCGTGGCCTGCACCGGAAAGTGGAACGCTGAAGCGGTGTAGCCGGGTCCGCCACCATTGTGGCCCCAACACGGGCCGAAGGTCGAGCCGATATCCCCCATCAACCCGAGACCATAGGCGGGCACCGTCCAGCCCTTTGCCGATTCGTCGATTGGGAGCAGACGCGTCATCTCCGCGAGCCCCTCGGACGAAACCAACGATCCACCAGCGAGTGCGGCGAGGAACCGGAGGACTTCCCCAGCCGTCGAAGCCAGCGTTCCATGGAATACCCAACCTGGATCCATCGACTCTCCCACATCACGCGGTGATGCGTCTTGTGTCAGGCGAGAGGTGGAGGCTGGGACCAGCTCGGCGTAGTGAGCATGGGTCTCCAGTACGAATGTCCGCGTCAGCCCGAGTGGCCTGGCGATTCGCGCTTCGACGAGATCCTCGAACCCTGCGTCGGCGACCTGCTCGACGACCTCGCGGAGCAGCCTGTAGCCCGGGTTCGAATATAGGAATCGTTCCCCGGCCTCGTGGACCGGTCCCTTCATCCAGGTGTGGTCTGCGAAAGCAGTGCGGCCCCAGGCCTGGCCCGGCGTGCTGGCCAATGCCGCGTGGTATTCCGGAAGCGACCCGTAGTCGCGCAGACCCGCGCGATGCTGGAGCACATGACGAAGGCTCATCTCGGATGCACCTGGCACTTCCGGATGCCAGCGCGCAAGGGGATCGTCTAGCCCGAGCTGGCCTTCATCGTTCGACTGAACCAGAAGGGCTGCGATGATCGTCTTGGCAAGGCTGTAGATCGGAAAGCGTCCGCCACCTGCCTCGATCTGCTCGTCACCAACGCGAACGCTGAGAGCGCCGGTACGTCCTTCGAGCTCATGCGCCAGAAGAACCTCTAGATCGAGATCAGCGAGACCCACCCTACCGATCGCGCATGAGCCAATCACCAGGCTGTTCGTTCTCGCCG encodes:
- a CDS encoding TetR/AcrR family transcriptional regulator, which translates into the protein MRSRADGGATAGRPRSEEAHQAILKATLDLLSEVGFSALTVEGVAHRAGVGKATIYRRWPSKLPLVVEAFGELPAFEDVDSGSLEGDLKAMLRRYLENFLATPLATAYPSLAAERAHNPDLSELLDPMLKRRRRPLALAFERARDRGELAPGVDIDLAADLVVGPIAVRLFFRGMQVHPDMVEAMVDLALSGLVSRRS
- a CDS encoding MFS transporter; its protein translation is MDAAPHKTSLAILFSVVIVDLIGFGIVMPVLPYWAADFGADGWTYGLIQSSYALAQFAFAPLWGRISDRVGRRPVMLVTVLGTALSLAWLGFAESLAGLFAARILAGGFAANIGVASAYITDVTSDEDRTRWMGMLGASFGVGFTLGPAIGGLLAPYGYAVPMFAAAGLAGLNFVFAAFALRNPPHRSAPERTLGRIEILRNPRVRQACIIYLFFSLAVAQLENMFPLYMKDAFHLDARSLGFLLVGMALVMGGVQGGGMRALAARYSERSLVMAGSALLVVGFFFLPLAPGIGLLLVPLTLSAIGRAISQPSLMSLTSFEASPEARGAVMTTYQSMASLARIFGPAAAGFLFDRNMAWPFWLAAGLMVVVLVQSRGLRGERLGANGPAIA
- a CDS encoding GNAT family N-acetyltransferase; its protein translation is MSAQPDIPLELTTDRLALRALHPDQAEEILAGIHASFLNLHRWMAWATEIPTLEWQREHLVALRAKHLAGESLSFSLFLREGGAFVGNCGIPRLDWDERRFEIGYWCHEAHEGEGYVSEAVRALTDLAFGSFRAQRVELRMSELNRKSWRVAERCEFTLEETLLNDGCHPDGSARNTRVYVKLSDPR
- a CDS encoding NAD-dependent epimerase/dehydratase family protein, which translates into the protein MRQPEFVPIREQTGKAPSTRDDKTVRVMITGATGLVGFHAAVALARAGHETRCLVRSEEKLRQAFSRSSVPMPDFVVGDMTDPEAVTAGLEGCDGVLHAAGLVSIEAKRAAEVMTTNVRGTELVIGGAVERGLRHIAYVSSFGAIFDPWGGDTRADGPIIDANDGYSRSKADCEAYVRRLQDQGAPIATIYPSAIHGPDDPGLSEANNALIIFVRTCIFHTSGGYMCVDARDLAEALVAMLASGRTRRVIAAGHFLPWRTLGDLLAGVTGRPIRRIPGPGWMFRGLGVAGDVVRRIVPIEFPLTREAMTFVTRTRLVEDSPELEELGVTWRPVHETYADSLRWLIAEGHLDRKRAPGLA
- a CDS encoding cyclase family protein; the encoded protein is MQLVDLTRLLDATDLERMPEAARVAASVLVPSIDPIRPAEGGADIMCALFGCTKEDLPDGEGWGDETLHFSSHLGTHVDAPLHYGTTCEGKPARTITDIELGELYCDGVVLDLRERTEPAKGITVEALQAAIDETGARIGPETAVLLRTGQERFGLGDLQFYLYPGMTREGTLFLAELGAKVLGTDAAGWDRPFLEMRRAFTETGDPGEIWDGHFAGREREVFIVQQLDNLAALPPAGFKVGFFPMKLAACSAAPARVVAFLD
- a CDS encoding Zn-dependent alcohol dehydrogenase; the encoded protein is MKAAVLTELNKPLEIRDDVGLVDIGPGEVHVKIVSSGVCHSDVSAQNGTIPVGTPCVLGHEGAGIVQEVGPGVSELAAGDPVIISFTPACRNCKSCLRGEAYLCQSMGPMFTPHFVLDGNPTMGMAGCGTFAEEMIIPESAAVKVDDDIPLGLVSLIGCGVTTGVGAAINTAKVTPGSSVVVIGAGGVGISAIQGARIAGAAEILAVDLVDSKLAIAKQFGATHVCKPDDLEGLKTEITGGEGFDYALECIGNPATIRATYDAARRGGTAVIVGVGRMEQKIEFSAFEFFFGDKTLRGSMYGSANVRTFMPKLLRLWKAGKLDLENMVSQRIKLDEVNEAFRAMQEGEVIRSVIDFA
- a CDS encoding sulfatase, which produces MGKLFWRLASGLGALLLLVLGVALVGLGLRWAQVTFFYAPTHPEHASEKAAYLAAVSAEKLAEPPNFVVIFFDDLGWGDLGSYGSQLIRTPHIDQAAAEGLRMTDFYSASPVCTPSRAALLTGRFPVRTGTQYHVFFPEGTLVGTIRKMLGVGNELPTDEILLPEALGAAGYATGMIGKWHLGDRSGHLPNDFGFQEYVGVRFSNDMQPLHLFRNDEIEIRDETPLVNRGSFRDEDADVEMVGMDQRQLTRRFTEEALSVLDAHKAGPFLLYLAHTAPHVPHFADPEHAGSSEGGVYGDVVEDLDRSTGAILEALDRLGLAENTLVLITSDNGADYNGSPGNLRGRKGEVLEGGQRVPMIARWPGRIPAGGVSDEIAMNIDIFPTLLGLAGIPLPEDRIVDGADLSNVFEKGAASPHELLFYFPTLGGEPAGARNARFKYLASTGDLGRDKSMLSDVHRDQEGHNLIRRFPEDGERLGNAVDRLAEELENNPRGWR
- a CDS encoding NADPH:quinone oxidoreductase family protein, which produces MRAVICREFGPPEKLVVEEVPDPVAGPGQLVVDVRAAGVTFPDALIIEDAYQFKATPPFFPGGEVAGIVREVGEGVDGFAIGDSVIGATGITGGFAEQALVSAISTRPMPERIGFAEATGMQYAYGTSHYALKYRGQLQKGETLLVLGAGGNVGLAAVELGKLAGARVIAAASSADKLALCRERGADETIDYSVEDLKERTKALTDGRGADVVYDAVGGEYAEAALRATAWNGRFLVIGFTAGIPKIPLNLTLLKGCQIVGVFFGAMVGREPETRDAIVRDLDRLTASGQLNPYVSKRYTLDEAPQALRDLQERRILGKVVIEP
- a CDS encoding LLM class flavin-dependent oxidoreductase gives rise to the protein MFTLRFDMRSPASGGPIQDLYQAAMEMCVWGEKNGCMMAIVSEHHGSSDGYLSAPFVLASALAARTRRLPIQIAALLVPLHDPIDLAEQMAVLDIVSGGRVSYVCALGYREEEYAMFGRDKRQRGKRMDACLEAMQQAWTGERFSYEGRPVRVTPMPLSAGGPPLLMGGASPAAIRRAARFGMGMIGQGGPPELEQLYADACREFGTTPGLFINPPPDAPTCVFVAEDPDRAWAEIGSYLLHDAMTYGKWMAAGGTNVSASGSQVRTVEALRAEEGNYRILSPDEARSLIQTGWPLLLHPLVGGLPPEHGWRCLELVASKVL
- a CDS encoding protein phosphatase — encoded protein: MKHVYWIISEKLAGRPGPNRAAWDAAALAEGGFRAVLSLDTREVDGEALRAAGIEHAVVELPADDQANEQTEATCLERLPEAQAFLETQAEAGRKTLVHCSMGRDRTALVGAYFVACAEDLDADFAIAKVRDVRPDALFAPRWEPMALRLIDDLMSQRKRRPGRTR